The Parabacteroides timonensis sequence AATGGGAACCCATTCGTTCTGCACGCCGAAGCCATAGGCCATAATGGAAAATAAGATGACCAATACAAGGAAAACCGAAGCTACTACCTTGTATTGTTGTTTCAGGTACGACATCGCACCTTCACGCACGTACGAGGCGATTTTTGCCATCGTTTCCGTTCCTTCACTCTCTTTCATCATTTGCCGGAAGAAGAACCAGGCAAATACCAGCGCCAGGATCGACGCAACGGGAATAATCCAAAAAATACTTGTTATCATAGCAGTTCGATTTAAAAGTTTCTTTCGGAAGAAGGCTTTCAAAGCCTTGTTTCGGTCACCGTAAATGTAGCAAAAATAAAGACGTAGAGAAACTTTTTTGGAAATAATACTGTTTCATTCTAAAAAAAACAGCATATTTGTTACCGTTAAAAAGATGAGACATACAATGACGCAAGATTCAAACCATACAACGACCTATAAGTTGGGCCTGGCCCTGAGTGGAGGAGGCGCAAAGGGATTTGCACACATCGGTGTGTTTAAATTATTGGAAGAGTGTGGATTGATGCCTGATGTAATCGTGGGAACGAGTGTCGGTGCGTTGATGGGTGCTTTGTTTGCCGACGGTTATTCGGCTGACGAGATAAAAGAACTTTTTAGCGGCCGTGAATTCTCCGAGTTTGCACAACTCCAACTTCCTAAGTCGGGATTGTTTGACAGCAAACGTTTCCGGCATTTCTTACGACGCCATTTGAGAGCAAAAACGTTTGAAGAACTGAAGACCCCTCTGATTGTGATGGCTACCGATCTCGATAATGGTGAAAGCCATGAGTTTCGTAGCGGGCCGATTGTGGAAGCTGTTACTGCTTCGTGTAGTATACCTATTATTTTTAGCCCGGTGGTTATCAATGGGGTACATTATGTAGATGGCGGTCTGTTCCATAACTTCCCGGTTTCCATTATCCGCGATTCGTGCGAAAGGGTGATCGGGGTGAACGTGAGCCCG is a genomic window containing:
- a CDS encoding patatin-like phospholipase family protein, with amino-acid sequence MTQDSNHTTTYKLGLALSGGGAKGFAHIGVFKLLEECGLMPDVIVGTSVGALMGALFADGYSADEIKELFSGREFSEFAQLQLPKSGLFDSKRFRHFLRRHLRAKTFEELKTPLIVMATDLDNGESHEFRSGPIVEAVTASCSIPIIFSPVVINGVHYVDGGLFHNFPVSIIRDSCERVIGVNVSPLVSQKYKQTIFHIAERSYHYMFRANTIEDREMCDVLIEAEEFGMYKTFDLENVDQISKIGYSAAVRAFELVIQENKYETLVKAITSHKTNILMP